In Pangasianodon hypophthalmus isolate fPanHyp1 chromosome 13, fPanHyp1.pri, whole genome shotgun sequence, the genomic window CTGGTGTGGTTTAGCATTGTAAATGAGGAGAGGCGTCGAGGTGCGGTACCAGACTCACGTTTATCCGCTAATAGCTCTGCTAGGAGGGGAATCCGGAGTAAGTTTCATCTCATCTCAATCTCCTTAAGCCCCTTCGCTCATGTTGGTCACGTAGATAAGCTCCAGGCGTTTGAGAATACTGATAAGTCAaggttacattaaaaaaaagcacataatgTACATACAGGCTCCAGTTTTGAAAGATGGCCTTTGAGCTGCTCTCTCTTACTCTCCCTGCATCTGGGCTGTTTTCATCTGAGCCATGTGGAACTCatttctcacttcctctcttattctctctctttctccatcgcCCCTCAAATTCAAGTTATTTgcggaaaaaaaacaagccacagCCACTCGCTTCTCTGAGCCAGTTGCCATCATCATCTCTGTTTCTGATTTTTCATCCACTATCCAATGATTTCACTTCCCTCTCCACTTTTATCTCATTCCTCTGCCAAAGACAGGGGGAAAAATCCCACAGAAGGAGCCTGAGCGTACTTTCTAAGCGGAAAGGAAGATGAGAAAGGGAGGAGGGGGGTTCCTCCTGAAAGAACGGATGAATGAGAGGGTGAGGCAAGGAGGGGGAAATGCGAGCCCAGCTGTGCTAAATACCTGACTCTTTGCGAGAGCCTCCAAAGGTCAGGTCTGACTTGGGGCCTCTGTCCGCAGTCATGCTGTTTAACTCCTCGCAGCCCTCCTGCCAGTAGGCATTCTCATAAAGGAGGCCCTCCTTCCCCCTTCTTCacttcctcctttctttccaCTCTCTTATGGTCTCCTACTCGCTATGAGTTCTTAGATCTGTCTCATGcgctctttctgtttgtctctcccTTGAGTTTTGcactctccctccatctctctctgactgtctccctgtccttttttttttttttttttttttttttttgcttttcttctcaGAGTAAGCACAGGCTCTCTTCCTGTCCTCCTTCAGAGAAACAAGAATGTGTCACAGCAGGATAGAGGAATGGAGAGggtgagagggagggagggactAGATGGGTATTTGGAAGAAGTATACCACAATGTTGGAAggagatgagagaaagaaatgacacTTGGAGGAATactatttaagaaaaaagatAGATGGCGATTCTTCTCAGGCAGTAGGTCCAAGTAGTTGACCGCAACAAAAGGCCCAAAGATCAAATTTCTGGGGACATATACACCATGTAGCTTATAAAACCGCTTATAAAACTGTATTACTTACTACAACCCAGCTCACTCAGTCTTCATAAGGGTTTGGTGTGGAGGGCACATGAAAGACAGAATAAACCCCACTGAGGTAACTTCACGGCCCCCAAACCCTGATACCTTTTTTCATATAGCCTACATGCAGAAGCATGACTTGCTgggaagttttttgtttttttttaataaaggttGAATCCAAAGACATCCACCCTCTAATAAACTGACTATTCTAGAAGGTTAGAATAGTACCACACTGTGCTCTTGGAACAGTACCATATTAACATGCCTTTTGTGTCTGTCCAGGTCGTATAGGCGCTGCGATCCTGCCAACCCATACCATGTGGCCTCTGGCTGCAGTTTCGCCCCCACCACTAGTGCCAACGACAGCGAGATCTCCAGCGACGCCATGACAGACGACTCCATGTCAATGACTGACAGCAGTGTGTAAGTCCTGCTTTGTGTCTTTGTAAAGAGTTGCAAGCAAACAGTGCACAACACAGTAAACAACACCAGACACTGTGGATGATGTTTGCTTTCGGGTTGTATATGCAGAGTGAGTATAGCTGTGTGGCCATGgcctgtctgttttattttggtgATCTATTGTTTGAAGCTGGTAAAGAAGAGATAATGCTCCGCTTGGCAGTTGGCTCTGTAGATGTTTATTAATAGGAATGTGCGGAGTCTCAGATGCGTTGGTGTACTGCAGCAAGGGGATTCGGCTCTGGCGTATCTGCTTTGGAAAAGACTCCTTTGCACCCGTTCTTTGGGAAATACAGCATGCTCCATTTTGAATACTAAATAATACCAATGTCTGCAAACTTGGCCACAGGAAATAGGGCTTTTATTATTCCCTCCCCCTCTTCCGATTGCTTTGAGTTCATCAGGGGTTTTCTTCCTACTCAAAGAGACCTCACTTGTTGTGCTTTGCTAAAACCTAGTGGCCACCATTATTTCTTGTCCACGCCCATCCCTATTGTCTCCTGGCTTGAAAGAGAAGCGGAGAACTGGCCATGTGGACCGTAAGATGCTCATTGAGACGAGCTGGCAGTAAATGAAAGTGAGTTGGGCTTGCATGGCATGGGTTTCTTGATCAGCCCTGGCACGGAGGCATCCAGATGAGATGCTAGCAATTTCTGGAGCATGAGAGCATGTCACCTGGGATCCACCGAGTTTAGGGCAACCTCCTCTATCCTCTCAACCCTAAACCCCCTCATCCGTACACACTCGAAGCTCGAAGCACCCTACCCCCCATGTGTGTTAGCAGTGGAGCCAATTGTGCGCGCGCATAGTTAAGTGCAGggagtgaggaataaagtgcaTGGTGGATGAAAGGCTTAAGCGAATCGCTTTCAGCCCATTGTTAAGGAAGGCGAGCTTAGGGGGATAAGAGGGTGGCTGGCTGCTTTGAAAATTACTTGCCCAAGTGAATAGGCGATCCCCATAAAGCTAGGCCAATGAAAGAGGCCAGCTTCTGTTCCCCTGATGCCTCAAAGAGCCGGCCAACGCACAGCTTGtgggagtgtgtatgtgtgagtgtgagaaggCCAGGCTGATTAAACTTGGAAGATTAATATTTTGGCAGAGGTCATGGTGCTAGCATGGTTGCTCTTCTTTATGGTATGAGGTGCGGAATATTTCAACTATTGTTTGGAGTTCAAAACTAATCTCTTCTAGCTATAATTTGACTACTTCTTGTTGTTTTATGCAGCAGAGTTGTGTTTTATCTGTTGAAATACTTCTAAACCCCATTTCACACTCTCAGCTCCCAATAAGCTTCTAAACCTGTCGATGAAAATCGCAAATGTTCGTCCTATAGAtaattttaaacatgataatagGCCATATCTTCTCTTCATTCATCCTTATTCATCTTGCCCCTCAAACTTACTCACCACTAGCTGTTGTGCTCCTTCCTTCTCTTCACTGTTTAACTTTTATCACTGCGGGTTAGGCAAGTAGGCGAGGAAAATGCAGATGTCTATTTGTTTGGGGACCATTTTGATTGCaatagttcatttttttttatttcagttaaaagGCACAGCAAATCTGAATCTCATTTCTAGAtaaagagagagcgagggagcatgggaagaatgtgtgtgtgttggggggggggagTTGCTTATATCTTATTTATGGATTTGCTTGGACACTAGGGAATGCTTCTGCGCCGACTTCAAACATTACCTTATCTTACAAACCAGCCTTTTGATGTTGCCGAGATCAGAGGCTGACTGCAGCGCCGCTTGCCAAATGAAGATTGGAGCTCTGGCTTTGTGCGCATGACTGTGAGCTTTCAAAGCCACGCTGGAGACAGCATTCAGGGCTAGGTCAGACACTTCCAAGTGGGCAAGAAAAAAAGCCCAAGCAGAGGAAAGTGTCCAAGCtttaaaaatcacactgaaAAAAGTATGAAGACGTCCAAGTTTTATGAGAGAGAAAAGTGTTTGGAGAGAGGAAGCATTTGACGGGAGGGTGCTGTGAAGTCCTCTATGACATATGTTGCtttttgttcatgttagttAAGGTTTAGCTAGCATTGCTGCATCAGTGTTATTCCTGTGTTCAGGAGTTAGGAAGCTCCAGATTCCTTCACTGAATCCTTTCAGGCTAGCCTGGCACAATGTGTCCAACTTACACTGCAGTAAATGGGGTGTGTGTAATATGTTCTCACTCGTTCTGTCTCCTGGCAGTGATGGGATCCCGCCGTACAAACTGGGCAGCAAGAAGCAGCTTCAGAGAGAGATGCATCGGAACATGCGAATGAATGGCCAGGTCTCACTACCTGCCTTTCCTGTAAGTTCCCTCTTCTGTATATtaaaacacacgcgcacacacacagaagcccCCCGGTATCACTCTTCTCTTACAACAGctgattaaaatgaaatcttCAGGATCACTTTGTACTAGTTTTGGGAAATGACCTCAACTTTTCTTTTTGAAGACAACAACTCTAAAAGCAATCAAGTAGCAAGTTGATGTAAATAAGGCGTTTCTAAATGAGTCTGTTTTATCCTGGGGCAACAAAATCTACTCCCTTGCTTTGATCACTAGATGAATGGAACCAGTTTGGAGAAAAGTGACAGCATCCAGCAGCGCTACCCCCCTCTTTTCCCTCCATGgggtgtgtgagacagaggaCGCTCCTGGTGTTGTGTTGTCTATGCTGGCTGAGCAGCTTTCAGAAGTGCCATGTCTTTATGAACAAAGACAGTTTGACCAGTTAGAACAAACTCGAAAGTTCTGTATgcgtgtatatgcatgtatgcgCTTTGTGCATTGTCCACAAGACGATCTTTGTCTTTGCAGTCAGCGTCAtttccattcttttttctccttgttCCTGAAGATTATCCTCTGGTTTGGGTGTAATAGGCCCATGAACTTACCAACAGGTCTCCTCAGAGTAATTAGAGACCACAACATGAAAGACAGCAcaaatataaccataataacTGAACAGATATGTGGGAACATGGCCACATATACACCCACCTGAACACATAATGTGGCTACTGTAGCTCAGAAGTGCCCAGCATGTGGTGGGCAAATAAATTACCTCTGCTTCTCTGATCTCCCTCTGTTTGACTCCACACTATCTCCCCCCACTGCCTCCACTCATCTCCTCATCTTCCTTTCCCTTCTTTTAAtcctctccttttttctgtttttccacccctctctctctctccctcctctcctgTTGATATGTGACTTTTATTCCTGGATGTAAAGCCACTGTCGCTCCCAGCCCTGGTGTGCGTTTGATATTTGCCAAAGCTTCTTTGAAGTGGCTTGGTGGCACTACAGAGAGAGCAAGCTGAGGCTCCTCAGAGTGTGACCAACTGCTCACACCAGCGGTGAAGGGcgcagtgtgtgtatggaaaAGGCACTCAGGTAGAGGGCAGCTGTATGAATCAAGCCTCTCTCTTTGTTAGTTCTAGTTTAATATGTGTTACTGGCACAACCACATTCATATGTGGTGTTGCCAAAAGCAATTACAAGGTTGTAACGACACAAATAAAGCAATAACAGCTGTATTTTTATCATGTGTAGAGGCCACGGCGGCCACCGAAGGACATGACCCCGGTGGAGCCAGCAGCATTCGCCGCTCAGCTCATTGCCAGACTTGAAAGACtgaagagagaacaagagacTATGAGCTCCCTGGAAGAGAGACTGCAGCAGATCCAGGAGGTCAGTGTGTACTGCCGTCTCACCTTCCATACCAACGTGTGTCTAACTTTTGTATATAGGTTCCAcaatacatttcattaaatgTATGAAAGTTTACTGCAATCctggtggttttaatgttgagAACAGGTCAACTGGACTTATAATGTAATTTAAGTCCAGTCACTTGCCTGTTGGAAGAAATATAGCTTTGCTTGTGAAACTTTTTTGCACCCAGTTTTGGGTTGTGCATGAAAAATCAGAGTTCATTTGATTTGTCTAAAGTCGTATTTATGTCTTCATGCAGGAGGAAGAGCGGGAAGAGTCGGAGCTGTCTTCTTCCTCGCAGCGCCGCTCGAGCGAGGACGACCCGCAGGCCATCCTAGATGAGCACCTTTCACGCGTTCTCAGGACACCTGGTTGTCAGTCGCCCGGAGTGGCACGCCACTCGCCCCGCTCTCGCTCACCTGAACCCCGGCCTATGACCAGGCCTGTGGGTGGCACAGTGCCTATGCCTGCCTACCCATCTGGACGAACGTTTGTCTCCAAGCACGTCCATCACCACTACATCCATCACCATTCAGTGCCCAAGAGCAAGGAACAGATTGAGGCTGAGGCAGCACGGCGGGTGCAGGGCATGTGTCCGGCCGTACCCGAGTGCTGTCCGTCGCCATACACACGCAGCCGCAGCCTGGGCCCTGAGCATGGGAACAGCATTGGCGAGGGGAACCAAGGGTGAGTTGTCCTTTGGGTTTAGGTGACCCTGCTGACTTTCTCCTTTGTTACTCGGAGTAAGATATTAGTAGCTGATGTGCCATACTTCCTGCCTCTGTGGTGTATGGTGGTTGTATCTAACTGTCGGTTGTATCTAAATATCTCCTTTCTCCTCTACTCTCCTCCAGATGTTCGAGTGCTTTATCCAAGCGTCTCTGTAGGTCAGGTGAGGAGGTGAATGGTGAGAGTGCAGATAGCGCCACCCTACAGCTGCCCACTGACAGCGCTGACCGCTCACAGAACGTCTGGCAGTGGATCCTGGAGAGCGATCGGCAGGCCAGGCACAGGCCGCACAGGTAAGCATGCCACCCTCAAAATCCATTTGACCCAACCATGCTTGTCTTTACCGTTAATAACCGTTTGATAATACACGATTCCCACAGCACTCAGAGTACGAGGAAGCTCTATGGCTCCGAGTCAGCACGCGCCCACACTTGGGGCGGTGCAGGCATTTCTGGGCACCTCCGCACCCACCAGCCTgctcatccattcatccaggACCCAGCCATGCCCCCTCTACCTCCACCCAACACCCTGGCACAGCTGGAGGAAGCCTGCCGACGTCTGGAAGAGGTTTCCAAACCCCCCAAACAGAGGTGAGGCCCTCTCTTGCAAACCTGTTCAGCTTGTTTGGTATTCAGCATTGTATTTCTGGGCTTGACTGAAAGTATGATATACATGTACCATATCCTGATTATCAATTTCTGCTATCAGGCATTCAACGCAAGGCCTTCAAAGAGAAAAGAGCCATGCAGTGCCTGTTCAAACCGGAGCTGCATCTCTCCAGAGCCAGGCTCTTCAATCAGAGCAGTAAGTATTCTGGAAATGTGTATGGAATGTGATCAGTCAGCTCATCCTTATCTATTGTACAATGTACACCAAGAAGATACCATACAcctcattttttatttgctcaAGCTTCCAGTGTTCACACATTTGCAGGGTTAAAGCTCAACTTGTTAAACTCAAATGGTGACAGGAAATGAATTATATGTCCCTTTTTACAGCTCATATCTTTTCCCTGTCAAGTGAAATGGTTAATTTTATTGGTGTTTGATCTGACCAGTGCTTCAGTCACCTTGCATTGTGTTAGACCTAAGATGAGGTTAGAATTGATTTCTCTTATAGTGGGTAAAGTAAAGATTTAGACCAGTCTGGTCctatgtattaaaattaaagtaGTAAAAGGCAACTACATGCATATTACCCTCAACCTCAGAAGTTTTTCTCAGCTATGGCAGTGTAATTCATGTAGTGAATGTTTGCGCACTGTGTCCTCTCTCAcacttcttcctctcctccgtCTTTCCC contains:
- the axin2 gene encoding axin-2; protein product: MNGALSEPVATSFREDAPRPPVPGQEGEAKCRKLPSKMTALRVKETAKSTRRDEEGLGEPEGSASPDSPLARWTKSLHSLLGDQDGARLFRVFLERERCADALDFWFACNGFRQMDLKDGKTLRVAKAIYKRYVEADGVVGRRLKPATKTFIRDNVKRQQIDSAMFDQAQTEIQTSMEENAYQTFLQSDIYLEYVRSGGENPAHTGPGALGSLKLVCGYLPTLNEEEEWSCNDFKAKALAVVGLSAKALRSAPALRTVDVLEKNYRSYRRCDPANPYHVASGCSFAPTTSANDSEISSDAMTDDSMSMTDSSVDGIPPYKLGSKKQLQREMHRNMRMNGQVSLPAFPRPRRPPKDMTPVEPAAFAAQLIARLERLKREQETMSSLEERLQQIQEEEEREESELSSSSQRRSSEDDPQAILDEHLSRVLRTPGCQSPGVARHSPRSRSPEPRPMTRPVGGTVPMPAYPSGRTFVSKHVHHHYIHHHSVPKSKEQIEAEAARRVQGMCPAVPECCPSPYTRSRSLGPEHGNSIGEGNQGCSSALSKRLCRSGEEVNGESADSATLQLPTDSADRSQNVWQWILESDRQARHRPHSTQSTRKLYGSESARAHTWGGAGISGHLRTHQPAHPFIQDPAMPPLPPPNTLAQLEEACRRLEEVSKPPKQRHSTQGLQREKSHAVPVQTGAASLQSQALQSEHPKEPKKPPGSHANETVVTYFFCGEEIPYRRMMKTHSLTLGHFKEQLRKKGNYRYYFKKASDEFECGAVFEEVWDDGTILPMYEGKILGKVERTD